Proteins encoded by one window of Chroogloeocystis siderophila 5.2 s.c.1:
- a CDS encoding peptidoglycan D,D-transpeptidase FtsI family protein: MPTSVPPGSSFDHKRRRVATMDTPRQSIRQKRKKPLSQQLKRSSVPYFRLLLVWGVLLAGGLVLAGNLYHLQVVHSSTLLRRAQQQQTTYIRPFVPRRQVVDRNDNVLAIDRQVYTLYVHPRLFKNVLEAESVAKKVAAMLDRPTSDLVTLLTDGYNNDRNRGIRVASALSEEVADKLKKLKANGLDLVQESSRLYPQEKVAADVVGYVDRDHRGQAGVEYSQQKLLERSAESYKLRKDGKGVLLSDRVPENFVHRDETKLQLTIDTRLQRTTRIALREQMQKFNAKRGGVIVMDAHDGSILSLVAEPSYNPNEYFNFEPHAFRNWLLADLYEPGSTFKPINIAIALEEKVIKPDDVFPDPDVIKVGGWSIRNAEKEDNLALSITGILQHSSNVGMVQVMQRLKPDVYYNWLQKLGLGKTVGIDLPFEARGQLKNQAKFVSSPIEPATASFGQGFSLTPIQLVQLHAALANGGKLVTPHVVRGLIDNQGRLQQPNLPQPKAIFSPQTAQTVVKMLEAVVLEGSGKASQVPGYRIGGKTGTAQKANIGGRGYQRGAVITSFVGMLPIESPRYVVLAVVDEPKGIAYGSTVAAPIVKSVMESLISIERIPPSQPIPKE, from the coding sequence ATGCCTACTTCAGTTCCTCCTGGCTCTAGCTTTGACCACAAGCGTCGTAGAGTCGCAACTATGGACACACCGCGCCAATCAATTCGGCAAAAACGCAAGAAGCCGCTGAGCCAACAGCTAAAACGTTCTTCAGTACCGTATTTTCGATTGCTCTTGGTGTGGGGTGTATTGCTGGCTGGTGGTTTAGTGCTAGCGGGGAACTTGTATCATCTCCAAGTTGTGCATTCCTCAACTTTGTTAAGAAGAGCGCAACAGCAACAGACAACCTACATACGCCCCTTTGTACCGCGCCGTCAAGTCGTTGACCGCAACGATAACGTGTTAGCGATTGATCGTCAGGTGTACACGCTGTACGTGCATCCTCGATTATTTAAGAATGTTTTAGAAGCAGAAAGTGTCGCTAAAAAAGTTGCGGCAATGCTAGATCGCCCAACAAGTGACCTCGTTACTTTGTTGACGGATGGCTACAACAACGATCGCAATCGAGGGATTCGAGTCGCGTCAGCTTTGTCCGAAGAAGTTGCAGATAAGCTCAAAAAACTGAAGGCAAATGGCTTAGACTTGGTTCAAGAGTCCTCGCGGTTGTATCCTCAAGAAAAGGTTGCTGCTGACGTTGTTGGCTACGTTGATCGCGACCATCGCGGCCAAGCAGGAGTAGAGTATAGTCAGCAAAAGTTACTCGAACGTTCAGCAGAATCCTATAAGCTGCGCAAAGATGGTAAAGGAGTGTTATTAAGCGATCGCGTTCCAGAAAACTTTGTCCATCGCGATGAAACGAAACTGCAACTCACAATCGATACTCGACTGCAACGCACGACGCGCATCGCCTTGCGCGAACAAATGCAAAAGTTCAATGCCAAGCGTGGTGGCGTGATTGTGATGGACGCCCACGATGGTTCGATCCTAAGTTTGGTTGCTGAGCCTTCTTACAATCCTAATGAGTATTTCAACTTTGAACCCCACGCTTTTAGAAATTGGTTACTCGCGGATCTTTATGAACCAGGCTCCACCTTTAAGCCAATAAACATCGCGATCGCGCTCGAAGAAAAAGTCATTAAACCCGACGATGTTTTCCCCGATCCCGATGTCATCAAAGTGGGTGGTTGGTCGATTCGCAATGCTGAAAAAGAAGACAATCTTGCCCTATCGATTACCGGCATTTTACAGCACTCCAGCAATGTCGGCATGGTACAAGTGATGCAACGCCTTAAACCCGACGTGTATTATAATTGGCTGCAAAAGCTGGGCTTGGGAAAAACCGTAGGCATCGATCTCCCATTTGAAGCACGAGGTCAGCTAAAAAATCAAGCAAAATTTGTTTCTTCCCCGATTGAACCCGCAACGGCTTCGTTTGGTCAAGGATTTTCATTAACACCCATTCAGCTGGTGCAACTCCACGCAGCTTTAGCTAATGGTGGCAAGCTCGTTACACCTCATGTTGTACGCGGGTTGATAGATAACCAAGGTCGGCTACAACAACCTAATTTACCACAACCCAAAGCAATCTTCTCGCCACAAACAGCTCAGACGGTTGTCAAAATGCTAGAAGCCGTTGTTCTTGAGGGGAGCGGCAAAGCTTCACAAGTGCCAGGATACCGCATTGGTGGCAAAACAGGTACAGCACAAAAAGCAAACATCGGTGGTCGTGGCTATCAGCGCGGTGCAGTCATTACAAGTTTTGTTGGGATGTTGCCCATTGAATCCCCTCGTTACGTCGTCTTAGCCGTTGTCGATGAACCAAAAGGAATTGCATATGGCTCAACCGTCGCAGCGCCGATCGTGAAGTCCGTAATGGAATCGCTCATTTCGATTGAACGAATTCCCCCAAGTCAGCCTATACCCAAAGAGTAG
- the clpP gene encoding ATP-dependent Clp endopeptidase proteolytic subunit ClpP has product MKRIFFLAPRSILDKIKKAKITSKSRMIPIVIEQSGRGERAFDIYSRLLRERIIFLGQQIDSNLANLIVAQLLFLDAEDSEKDIYLYINSPGGSVTAGMGIFDTMNHIRPDVCTICTGLAASMGAFLLSAGTKGKRMSLPNARIMIHQPLGGAQGQATDIEIQAKEILYHKQRLNEYLAAHTDQPIERIEQDTERDFFMSPDEAKDYGLIDQVINRSAVGNRSVAVLS; this is encoded by the coding sequence ATGAAAAGAATTTTCTTTCTCGCTCCCCGCTCTATTCTCGATAAAATTAAAAAAGCTAAGATAACGAGCAAATCTAGAATGATTCCTATTGTTATTGAACAATCAGGTCGCGGCGAACGTGCTTTCGATATTTACTCTCGATTGTTGCGCGAGCGGATTATTTTTTTGGGACAGCAAATTGATTCCAACTTGGCAAACTTAATCGTTGCCCAACTTTTATTTCTCGATGCTGAAGACTCCGAAAAAGACATCTACTTGTACATCAACTCTCCAGGGGGTTCGGTGACAGCAGGAATGGGAATTTTTGATACGATGAACCACATTCGCCCTGATGTTTGTACGATTTGTACAGGACTCGCGGCGAGTATGGGAGCTTTCCTACTCAGTGCAGGAACTAAAGGTAAGCGTATGAGTTTGCCTAATGCCCGCATTATGATTCACCAACCTTTAGGAGGTGCGCAAGGACAAGCAACCGATATCGAAATTCAAGCTAAAGAAATTTTGTATCACAAGCAGCGTCTCAACGAGTATTTAGCAGCCCACACAGATCAACCAATTGAGCGAATCGAGCAAGATACCGAACGTGACTTTTTTATGTCTCCAGACGAAGCTAAAGACTATGGATTAATCGATCAAGTCATCAACCGTAGCGCTGTTGGGAATCGCTCTGTAGCGGTTTTGAGCTAG
- a CDS encoding ribonuclease R family protein, with amino-acid sequence MEFSIATLLANFHDDKLVAAKVLEKKLDCLEETSLTKLHIALEVLEKIGILAKERGKYRRLPEEGVIEAKLRCSSKGFCFAIQDEEGAEDIYIRESHLSTAWNGDRVLVRLTKEGSRRRSPEGEVRLILERANHSLLARLKQTEKGFRAVPLDDRLLFEIDLVPSDINLAEAIEHLIHVEILRYPLGQSPPLGRVVQVLGGSAEAAADIDLVCCKHDLPRGFSESILAAAANLPSQITKTEIKQRLDLRSLLTIVIETQDRANAACIENALTLEKTSEGRWRLGIHTTDVAHYILPDSPLDKEALKRGSSVYLRDTVLPLFPEAVQERCSLVAGSDRLAMSVLLILDSNTGQIVEYEIQPTVIAIDQQISEQQVQAIIKAQQAALNGQQQENSQTVDELPTNIVELIHQLLAISQAAQTQRHQRGSFELKLPQDDYPHYDEGMLGVVKAESPPVRALLTELLLLGNQAIAQHLQTLEIPAIYRSQPAPDVEDVQEMIKLASNLGVELQLEQEDTISSTDFQAFTEQFAQVPSEQVLTYLLQATLKQSLYNVAPQPHFGLALPVYARGNSPLWRYADLLLQRVLHILFEQGRDRRTTRAKERVNLRHSSAHGNITWNVLPPDIQQELETDLARLVVQLNDREKEVQEAEEDLAGLQKAQLMKQRTGEVFQGLITGVQSYGFFVEITVPDANGKQLRVEGLVHVSSLKDDWYEYRARQQALFGRKSRTAYRLGDRVAVQVKNVDYYRQQIDLVTVNGDVEGDLLPDEGLLEDNDDDFNSDMEEDLNSNSDFYLDEE; translated from the coding sequence ATGGAATTTTCAATCGCTACACTACTTGCGAATTTTCATGATGATAAATTAGTCGCTGCCAAGGTACTAGAGAAAAAATTAGATTGTCTCGAAGAAACGAGTTTAACGAAGTTACATATTGCCTTGGAAGTCCTCGAAAAAATTGGCATCTTAGCTAAAGAGCGTGGAAAGTATCGCCGCCTACCCGAAGAAGGAGTTATCGAAGCTAAACTCCGCTGTTCGAGTAAAGGATTTTGCTTTGCGATTCAAGACGAAGAGGGCGCAGAAGATATTTACATCCGCGAAAGTCATCTCAGTACAGCGTGGAATGGCGATCGCGTCTTGGTGCGACTCACAAAAGAAGGTAGCCGTCGCCGCAGTCCTGAAGGCGAAGTACGCTTGATTCTAGAACGGGCAAACCACAGCTTACTCGCGCGGTTGAAGCAAACCGAAAAAGGCTTTCGCGCAGTGCCTTTAGATGACCGATTATTGTTTGAAATTGACTTAGTACCAAGTGATATCAACTTAGCAGAAGCAATCGAACACTTGATTCATGTCGAAATCTTGCGCTATCCGTTAGGACAATCGCCACCGCTGGGTAGGGTAGTACAAGTTCTTGGTGGAAGTGCCGAAGCAGCTGCGGATATTGACTTAGTTTGCTGTAAGCACGATCTACCACGCGGCTTTAGCGAAAGCATACTCGCCGCAGCTGCCAACTTACCGAGTCAAATCACCAAGACAGAGATTAAACAGCGCCTCGATTTGCGATCGCTGCTCACAATTGTCATCGAAACTCAAGATCGTGCCAACGCTGCGTGTATCGAAAATGCGCTGACTTTAGAAAAAACGTCCGAAGGACGATGGCGTTTGGGAATTCATACAACCGATGTCGCGCATTACATCTTGCCTGACTCACCGTTAGATAAAGAAGCACTTAAGCGCGGTAGTAGCGTTTACTTGCGCGATACCGTATTACCACTATTTCCCGAAGCCGTCCAGGAACGATGTTCATTAGTAGCAGGTAGCGATCGCTTGGCAATGTCTGTCCTGCTGATCCTCGACTCGAATACAGGACAAATCGTCGAGTATGAAATTCAACCTACGGTGATTGCTATCGACCAACAGATCAGCGAACAACAAGTACAAGCAATTATCAAGGCACAGCAAGCTGCATTGAATGGTCAACAACAAGAGAATAGCCAGACTGTGGACGAGTTGCCAACGAACATTGTTGAATTGATCCACCAGCTATTGGCGATTAGTCAAGCAGCCCAAACTCAAAGACATCAACGCGGTAGCTTTGAACTCAAATTACCCCAAGACGATTATCCGCATTACGATGAGGGAATGCTTGGCGTCGTTAAAGCTGAATCACCACCGGTAAGAGCGTTGTTAACCGAGTTGCTACTGCTAGGAAATCAGGCGATCGCCCAACACTTGCAAACCTTAGAAATTCCCGCAATTTACCGCAGTCAACCGGCTCCTGATGTGGAAGATGTGCAGGAGATGATCAAGTTAGCAAGCAACTTAGGCGTAGAACTGCAACTTGAGCAAGAAGATACGATTTCATCAACGGACTTTCAAGCGTTTACCGAGCAATTCGCGCAAGTGCCATCAGAGCAAGTCCTCACGTATCTTTTGCAAGCTACGCTCAAGCAAAGCCTTTACAACGTTGCACCCCAGCCACATTTTGGTCTAGCGCTCCCAGTTTATGCGCGGGGAAATTCTCCTTTATGGCGGTATGCTGATTTACTGCTGCAACGCGTCCTACATATTTTATTCGAGCAAGGACGCGATCGCCGCACGACTCGCGCGAAAGAGCGAGTAAACCTGCGGCATAGTTCGGCGCACGGTAATATTACTTGGAATGTCTTACCACCAGATATTCAGCAAGAGTTAGAAACGGATCTTGCTAGACTTGTCGTGCAACTCAACGACCGCGAAAAGGAAGTCCAAGAAGCCGAAGAAGATCTCGCTGGGCTACAAAAAGCACAGTTAATGAAACAGCGTACTGGCGAAGTTTTTCAAGGACTGATCACCGGAGTCCAATCCTACGGCTTTTTTGTCGAAATTACAGTTCCAGATGCCAACGGTAAACAACTGCGCGTCGAAGGCTTAGTTCATGTAAGTTCGCTCAAAGATGACTGGTATGAGTATCGCGCCCGCCAACAAGCGCTGTTTGGTCGCAAAAGCCGTACCGCTTATCGTTTAGGCGATCGCGTTGCTGTACAAGTGAAAAATGTCGATTACTACCGCCAACAAATTGATTTGGTCACAGTCAATGGCGACGTTGAAGGTGATTTACTTCCAGATGAGGGTTTGCTAGAAGATAACGACGACGATTTTAATTCTGATATGGAGGAAGATCTCAATTCCAATTCGGATTTTTACCTTGATGAGGAGTAA
- a CDS encoding thioredoxin domain-containing protein, with product MTNRLAQAQSLYLRKHAENPIDWWTWCDEALATAKAQNKPIFLSIGYSSCHWCTVMEGEAFSDLAIADYMNAHFLPIKVDREERPDLDSIYMQALQMMVGQGGWPLNIFIAPDDLVPFYGGTYFPVEPRYGRPGFLQVLQAIRRYYDTEKQDLLARKAAILEAIQQSAVLPKTQQSDEDLLKKGIETNTGVITPHDYGTQFPMIPYAELALRGTRFNYSAWRYDIPQVCQQRGLDLALGGIYDHVAGGFHRYTVDPTWTVPHFEKMLYDNGQIVEYLANLWSNGVQEPVIERAIALTVQWLKREMTAPEGYFYAAQDADSFTSPYEGEPEEGAFYVWSYSELQQILSSEELSALEQQFTVTSQGNFEGRNVLQRRHPSSLSGIVEQALSKLFTVRYGATPESLDVFPPARNNQEAKTQNWSGRIPAVTDTKMIVAWNSLMISGLARAYAVFKKSEYLEIALSSARFILNRQRDNGRFHRLNYEGQTSVIAQSEDYALFIKALLDLHQVMPQDANAQQFWLEQAIALQAEFDEYLWSSELGGYYNTASDASRDLIVRERSYADNATPAANGVAIANLVRLALLTEKLSYLDRAEQALQAFTSVMDSAPQACPSLFTALDWYRNCTLVRTTSTTLDTVLAKYLPASVLSVATDLPASAVGLVCQGLACLSPARTAAELFEQVEQSQVRSL from the coding sequence ATGACTAACCGCCTTGCCCAAGCTCAAAGCCTTTACTTGCGCAAACACGCAGAAAATCCGATTGACTGGTGGACTTGGTGTGATGAAGCCTTGGCAACAGCAAAAGCACAAAACAAACCAATTTTTCTCTCGATAGGCTATTCGAGTTGCCACTGGTGTACGGTCATGGAAGGAGAAGCATTTTCAGATTTGGCGATCGCCGACTATATGAATGCTCACTTCCTCCCGATCAAGGTAGACCGCGAAGAACGCCCTGACCTTGATAGTATCTATATGCAAGCCTTGCAGATGATGGTAGGTCAAGGCGGTTGGCCTTTAAATATTTTTATTGCTCCTGATGATTTAGTCCCTTTTTATGGCGGGACTTATTTTCCGGTTGAACCACGCTACGGACGTCCAGGCTTTCTACAAGTACTACAAGCGATTCGCCGCTACTACGACACCGAAAAACAAGACTTGCTTGCACGTAAAGCCGCAATTTTGGAAGCAATTCAACAAAGTGCAGTATTGCCTAAAACGCAGCAGTCAGACGAAGACTTGCTCAAAAAAGGCATCGAAACCAATACAGGTGTGATTACGCCGCACGATTACGGTACGCAGTTTCCCATGATTCCCTATGCTGAGTTAGCGCTACGCGGCACTCGGTTTAACTATTCCGCCTGGCGCTACGATATTCCGCAAGTGTGTCAACAACGAGGCTTAGATTTAGCATTGGGCGGTATTTATGACCATGTTGCAGGGGGATTTCATCGCTATACTGTTGACCCGACGTGGACTGTACCGCATTTTGAAAAGATGCTTTACGACAATGGTCAAATTGTTGAGTATCTCGCGAATTTGTGGAGTAACGGCGTTCAAGAGCCGGTAATCGAACGCGCGATCGCTTTAACAGTTCAATGGCTCAAACGCGAAATGACGGCTCCTGAAGGTTACTTCTATGCCGCACAAGATGCGGATAGTTTTACCAGCCCCTACGAAGGTGAGCCAGAAGAGGGAGCTTTCTACGTTTGGAGTTACAGCGAATTGCAGCAAATTCTCTCATCAGAAGAATTATCTGCGCTTGAGCAACAATTTACTGTCACCTCACAAGGCAATTTTGAAGGACGCAACGTTTTGCAGCGACGACACCCAAGTTCGTTGAGTGGCATCGTAGAACAGGCGTTGTCTAAACTGTTTACTGTTCGCTACGGTGCCACACCAGAATCATTAGATGTCTTTCCGCCTGCCAGAAATAACCAAGAAGCAAAAACTCAAAATTGGTCGGGGCGAATTCCTGCTGTTACCGATACCAAAATGATTGTGGCTTGGAATAGTTTGATGATTTCTGGGCTAGCAAGGGCGTACGCAGTTTTCAAAAAATCCGAGTATCTCGAAATTGCGCTGTCATCAGCACGTTTTATTTTGAATCGCCAGCGCGACAATGGACGCTTTCATCGGCTCAATTATGAAGGTCAAACGAGTGTGATTGCGCAGTCAGAAGATTATGCTTTGTTTATCAAAGCGTTGTTAGATTTGCACCAAGTGATGCCACAAGACGCAAATGCGCAACAATTTTGGTTAGAACAAGCGATCGCCCTGCAAGCAGAATTTGATGAATACTTGTGGAGTAGCGAGTTAGGCGGATACTATAACACCGCAAGTGATGCCAGTCGCGATCTCATCGTCCGCGAACGAAGTTATGCCGATAATGCGACTCCCGCAGCCAATGGAGTCGCGATCGCCAATTTAGTACGGCTAGCCCTCCTTACTGAAAAGCTCAGTTATCTTGATCGCGCCGAGCAAGCGTTACAAGCTTTTACGAGCGTCATGGATTCTGCCCCTCAAGCCTGCCCAAGTTTATTTACCGCTTTAGATTGGTATCGTAACTGTACGCTAGTGCGTACGACGTCAACGACGTTAGATACTGTCCTCGCCAAGTATTTACCCGCAAGTGTCCTCAGTGTGGCAACCGATTTACCCGCATCAGCAGTAGGCTTAGTTTGTCAAGGATTAGCGTGTCTTTCCCCCGCCCGCACTGCGGCTGAATTATTCGAGCAAGTCGAGCAAAGTCAAGTGCGGAGTTTATAG